Proteins encoded in a region of the Saccharothrix ecbatanensis genome:
- a CDS encoding (2Fe-2S)-binding protein encodes MKITVTVNGHTRTADCEPRRTLADFLRHDLGLTGVHVGCEHGACGSCTVLLDGATARSCCVLAVQAEGSEITTVEGQAATSLTPLQESFRRHHALQCGFCTPGMLAVATELLRDNPSPTEAEIRAAISGNLCRCTGYHNIVTAIAAARDQGDSSNADTPPQPPGA; translated from the coding sequence GTGAAGATCACCGTCACGGTCAACGGCCACACCCGCACCGCCGACTGCGAACCCCGCCGCACGCTCGCCGACTTCCTGCGCCACGATCTGGGCCTCACCGGTGTGCACGTCGGCTGTGAGCACGGCGCGTGCGGCTCGTGCACGGTCCTGCTGGACGGCGCGACGGCCCGCTCGTGCTGCGTCCTGGCGGTTCAGGCGGAGGGCAGCGAGATCACCACGGTCGAGGGCCAGGCGGCCACGTCCCTGACTCCCCTGCAGGAGTCGTTCCGCCGACACCACGCCCTGCAGTGCGGCTTCTGCACACCGGGGATGCTGGCCGTGGCGACGGAACTGCTGCGCGACAACCCCTCCCCCACCGAGGCCGAGATCCGCGCCGCGATCTCCGGCAACCTCTGCCGCTGCACGGGCTACCACAACATCGTCACCGCCATCGCCGCCGCCCGCGACCAGGGTGACTCGTCGAACGCCGACACGCCACCGCAGCCGCCCGGAGCCTGA